The genomic DNA CCGCCATCCTTCGGCGCCGCCAGAAAAGGGGGCGAGAGGGAGCTGGGAAAACGCCGCTTGCTCTCTTCTCCCTGCGATCCCTCCGCTCTCCTAAAATTTTCCCATCGTTCGATTCAGTCCGCGATCCGAAGGGTTTCAGGAAGCTCAGCACATTGATTTGGTCTATTTCTCCCTCCGTCTAGATCTGTTTTTAAAGCATAGTTTTCCTTCTTCGCCTTGATTTTTTCGCTCGGAAGGGCTTCCTTTCTTTTGCTGCAGTCTTATTTGAAATACGCGTGTTGCATTTCATCGAGGGCAGTGGGAATTTAGTGGTAGGATCTTTCTGAAATATTGCTGGATTCTATGCTTCGTTTGTCGATCTCGATCGACCGCCCATACAAAAATTAGGTTTTTTTTCCTATTCTGTCGTCGTCTGTGATTTTACTTTTATATGAGTAGGCTGCATTTTTTTTTACCTGTATGTTGCAATTACGGTTAGTAATATTTGATTTTAActctttgtttagtttcttgaTAGTTTAGGATGCAATTCACTGATAAAAAAACGCATCTTTTCCCCTCTATTGATCTCCGGCAAGTACTTATTGATTATTTTCTTTTAGGCTGCTTAAGACAGGGATTGCTGTATAGGCGTCAGGATTCATACCGCTAGTAGCCTCCTTCGTGAGTTGCTGCTAACGGTAGAGGCCAGTTACAATCTTCTGGCGTTGCTGGTCTTTTCTTCGAAGGTGATGGTAGTCACGACCTAGGCACTGGGAGCTCTATGTCGGCAAACCGCTGCTCTGGTCTTGGACCAGCTTCTAGTGATATTAACCAAATACTCAACAGCACGGGAAACACCTCTGGTCCCAGTGTTGGTGCAAGCTCCCTCGTCACGGATGCCAACTCAGCACTCTCTGGCGTTTCTCAGTTGCAAAGAAGCACAAGCTTCAATAACGAGTCATATATGCGGCTCCCTGCCTCTCCCATGTCTTTCTCCTCCAACATATCGGGTTCTTCCGTGATGGACGGGTGCTCCATAATGCAGCAGAGCTCTCTTCAAGAACAGGTGCAGAGGCAGGGTCTGTCTACAGCGACATCTCAGCTTGTGAAACGAGAGCCCACTGCTTCAATGAACGCACAAAAGAGAGCACGGCTTGATGGAATGGATGATGATGCCCTGCAGCAGCAGATAATCCAACAGCTTTTGCAGAGAAATGAGACCATGCAGCCACCGCAAGGCCTACAAAACCAGCAGCTGCAAGCCATTTTCCAAGAGCAGCGATTAATGCAGCGCCAGCGGCAGCAGCAGCAGATGATTCACTCTCTTTCTCAGATGCAAAGGCCCCCTATCGCTCTTCAGCAACCACAACAGCTGCATCATCTTATGCAGCCTAATCTTCACCCAAATAATTCTGTCAAACAGCCTCTTCCTTTTAATAATGGGATATGTTTTCGCAGGCTTATGCAATACTTGTACCATCTGCGACATCGACCAGCAGTGAGTTCATTATTTCACATGCACATTGTGTTATGCTCACTATGTCTAACCTTGCACAAGTTTTTAGCATACTATGAAGTGTCCTAAGAATGAATCCTTTTGTAGGATAACTCTATATTGTACTGGAGGAAATTTGTGACCGAGTACTTTGCACCACGAGCTAGGAAAAGGTGGTGTTTATCCTTGTTTGATAATATAGGCAACCACACACTTGGTATTTTCCCGCAGTTGGCTGTGGTAAGCATTTTTTATGTTTGATATTTCATCTCAATGCATTCTGTTTGATGCATCAGTTACCATTTAATATCTGTGAATTGTATTGCATTACAATTACCCTATGCATAGTGCTTATTAGGGAGTTGACAATTTCACTGCTTCTTTCTCATGCATATTTGAAACCATATCAGTATTGCAGCATGATTTGAGcaatttcaataatttaatatctAGGTTGGGATTGTAAGCTTACATATTAATGACTTTCAATGAAGCCCAGGGACAGTAATTTCAATTTTGCTTTCTATAAATCCATACATTGTGAAAGTCACCCTTTACCCTCTATTCTATGAGAACAAAATTATTATCACCTGAGATTCAATGTTACAATTTGGGAGTCTAGAGGCTGCCTTGGTAGTATAAACTCAATCTGATGTATACACTGGAATCTACTATTTTGATATATCCTCTTCTCATGGTTATTTATGCATCTTAACCTCATACGTGTCAAAGATCTCCTGGATGGTAACCTGATCACTAAGAGCAGTCATAGCTGACCATTTAAGATACTCCAACCACTGCTCTAACCAATTATTGTACATCGACCATGTGAGAAAATCCCACCTGTAGCCTCTGGGCTTGCAGTTGGGAAGCGGCTCCCAAATGGAAATCTAGTGTTTTTCTGTTAAAAAATGTTGTACATTGTAGTTGTTGATTATACATTGCCAGGATTTTTAATTCTTCTTTTCCTGATGAATTTTCATCTCTTGAAAAAGCAATTTCTCTTCGACGAAGTCATTGAGAGACTTTGTTGAGCTCCTTAAGAAATATTATTGCCTAATTAACATATATATCTTATTTTTAATGATTAATAAATATTGCTTGCGCATATTTGGCTTTTGCAGGATGGATGGCAATGTGATGTTTGTGGTTCCAAATGTGGAAAAGGATTTGGTTAGTAGTCGTCCTCTGTTGACTTTATTATATGGGATAATTTTCTTTATTAAGTACATTTATGACTTATCTATTATATATCATTTTGTCATTGAAATTCATATTCAATTTAATTGTTccattatttctcaaataaaagAAGTGAAATGAGGGATATTTTGGTCAGTGAGAGGAAATGAAATTGTATATTTCCAATGTTTGGATTCAGAAAAAAAGGACTTCTGCTGAAATGAATGCAATTTGCTCTGTACACAACAGGTGTTATATCAAAAATTTGGCAAGATCAACTCCTTTAAACTCAAGAAGATTGACTAGACCTAATACTCTTTTAAGTCGAATAAGGTTTTGATTGGTTTCTGTCAAGTTTTTATTCTCTAACTATCAAGCGGGAATGTATGTTTTTGCTGTCATTGCACAACAGTGATACTATTGTATTTGGAATTTACAATCATAGCTTCTGTTTGACTATTACTTGAGTATCGTGAACGCACATTTGTATGCATTTTTGCCTGGCCcaactatctaaaaattttgtGTTCTGCCTTGCGATAAGTTCCTTGAGGGCTTAGTAAAGTATTGATTCTAAAGTGGAATGCAAAGTAACATTTTCTTTTATGGCATATCCTACTAGATTGATCCCATGATTTTTTTGGCATACATGTGTTCACCTTTATTCTTTATGAGGTACCTTATCCTTTTATGTTATATCCATTATTTTCTTAGTTCATATGTCAAATCAGTTAAACAATGCAAATGTAATTCCTAGACTTGCTCTTGGTCTTTGTTAGTGTATGCAAGTTGACTTATTTGAAGTTCATTCTCACTCTTTTTTGCAAAAGGTCATACGTTGACCCCGGGTTCCCCCACACGACCAGCTCCATAGTCATTTGTAGAGAGGTAAAAACTGAGCAGGTCACTACGTGGATGGGTATTTCCGCCGGCTTCGCGGGAATCGACCCTTGCccattttttaaatccaccacGTAGTGACCAGCTCGGCTATGCCTGAGGGCAAGTTCATTCTTACTTTTGGTCCTTGTTCTCAACAAATTGACTTATTCGGAGTTCATTCTTAGAAAATGTGTGAGCAAGCTATTTCAAGTTGTCTTTTTGTACATATGTTCTCTATTTGATATATTTCTGTATAGATTTTTAAATAGGATGTCAatctctatttttaaaaaaatatttaaaatatttttccaagTCTAAATATTCTGGTTTGCTAAGTTACTTATAAATATATGTTTTATGTTTTTAACAGAGGCCACTTTTGAAGTATTGCCCCgtctttttcaaattaaatttgatcATGGTGTTGTGGATGAAAATCTATTTCTCGACATGCCACATGAGTGCCGGCTGTCTTCAGGAATAATGGTATTGAAGTATGAAAGAGCTGTTCAtgaaagtatttttgaacatCTACGAACTGTTCATGAGGGACAATTGCGGATAATATTTACACCAGAACTGAAGGTTTTGTATTAAATGGATTTGGGAGTGTGCCTAtttcatttagattagatctctCACCTTTCACTTTGTAATTATACTCTGTTTATCCTTCAGATTTTATCCTGGGAATTTTGTGCACGAAAACATGAAGAATTTGTTTCTCGTAGATTGGTAGCATCTCAGGTATTTCGTTTATTTGCGATAATTTCTTTCAGGAAGAATCTAAATATGTTTAGAGAAAATGGATAATATTTAGTGTTAGCCTGGCAGGGGAAAATGGATAAtatttagaagaggaaaaaattgaaaaagagaaaagaaaaatctctctgtttctctttctctttctccctATCAGTCAGCAAATTCTGATGGGTGAACATTCATTCAAAACACTTCATGTTACTTATTTTGAGAGTAAGACAGAAACAGGAGAACAATTGTATGATTATCTTCTCTATTCTTCCTCCCTTTTTTCTTTCCAAGTAAGCAGGAACATGATCTATATAACCAACTTTATCTTCTTCCAATTTCTCGTTTCCCTACTTTCTTCTCATGTTAATAGGCCACAATGAAAGGAGACTCATTTTGCATTCATGATTGATTTTAGTAGAAACTCTCCTCCAATTTGCTTTCATGTACTAATTTcatgatatttattaattaatatatttattaactgATTGGCAATGTCATGGCATAGTAGCTAGGACTAGGAGCTGTAAAGGGCCGAGTCAGGACTTCCCACAAATTTATAGAGCATAATACTGTCAATATTATTGCCATATGATTTAGCTATAATGATGATGGGCTGTTTTTATATTTCCATCCCTTCTACAATATTTTGGTCTTTGATCTGATGAAATACGTTAGGCTTGACTTTTAATTGCTTGTTGGCCCTTTCTATAAATAGCATAATCACTGCCAAACTGCTTCTTCTCATCCGTTTGTTCTTCAACAGTTTGACCACCAGCAAATGAAACCCAACTGCATGTTTACCTCCTTTCTACATCTGCTGTCTGACTTTTCATCTGATGATCTTCCACTATTATCGTTGGGCATTTGCCATGAACTGCTTGTGCTACTTTTGCTCCTTCAACATCATGAATGTTAGAATCAGTGGTCGCTCTCTTATTTTGTGGGCATGTTCTGATGGTTACTAGCTAATCTTATTTGCTTTGATTTGGTTTTTATGTAACTCTTGTCAAATTGCTCACTATTATTTATTTATGATCTGATATTCCCTTGTTTATTCTGGTTATACATGAAAACCTAGTATTTGAGAGGCCATGCAAAAGTGATCTCTAGcatgtaagaaaaaaaaaattaaatataacttGCATAAAAAAATCTAATGTTCTTGAGTACATTAATTgtcttaattttttaaagttatatTACTTATTGGATGTCTACATTTCCGAATACTTGGTCTTGG from Zingiber officinale cultivar Zhangliang chromosome 4A, Zo_v1.1, whole genome shotgun sequence includes the following:
- the LOC121970860 gene encoding probable transcriptional regulator SLK2; its protein translation is MSANRCSGLGPASSDINQILNSTGNTSGPSVGASSLVTDANSALSGVSQLQRSTSFNNESYMRLPASPMSFSSNISGSSVMDGCSIMQQSSLQEQVQRQGLSTATSQLVKREPTASMNAQKRARLDGMDDDALQQQIIQQLLQRNETMQPPQGLQNQQLQAIFQEQRLMQRQRQQQQMIHSLSQMQRPPIALQQPQQLHHLMQPNLHPNNSVKQPLPFNNGICFRRLMQYLYHLRHRPADNSILYWRKFVTEYFAPRARKRWCLSLFDNIGNHTLGIFPQLAVDGWQCDVCGSKCGKGFEATFEVLPRLFQIKFDHGVVDENLFLDMPHECRLSSGIMVLKYERAVHESIFEHLRTVHEGQLRIIFTPELKILSWEFCARKHEEFVSRRLVASQVNQVLQVAQKYRTALTENSSAGISHQDLQSSCNMFAAAGRQLARNLDLQSVNDLGFSKRFVRCLQIAEVVCSMKDLIDFSQEQKVGAIECLKNYPRHAAAKLQKLKVEPEESMSSHCLTGEPSLDKVVGNHPGLSGYINKNLTASQVITNSQQNIHALNNYQSSLRNPSNLKQNVLYQEALSSPRDSKHTQPVSIQGSGSSSLTNTSMNKLPGQQPPPFESYIVQNNDSQTSQINQHIPQHMLQKMLQELRNKGTELQPFSSPNTTANHTSGNLIVGGGTSFRNGIELQNMPNNNLPNNNNLVAGQSASNSFKSTTSANNPSISSSNTNSRSDLPENLDLPELENIAQEFLSDDMFDGDSW